One Prunus dulcis chromosome 8, ALMONDv2, whole genome shotgun sequence DNA window includes the following coding sequences:
- the LOC117638401 gene encoding uncharacterized protein LOC117638401: MSFNSPSCNEFTWKAIQNFFNDDSDDDDLHQQRVAMAVQRHTFLLEQYAQQFKHGGSIAGREYKNRKREKHHKSLMEDYLCERPLYPSVDFCRRFRMRRDLFYRILNDVVAHEPYFTQKIDACGRQSLSPEQKLTAVFGMLAYVCLADSTDKYCRLGESIALECLRKLCSITEAVYGQWYLSSPNPFDLFRLLHNASRRGFPGMLGSLDCMH; encoded by the coding sequence ATGTCCTTCAATTCTCCTTCTTGCAATGAATTCACGTGGAAGGCTATACAAAATTTCTTCAATGATgattctgatgatgatgacctTCATCAACAGAGGGTTGCAATGGCTGTTCAACGCCATACGTTTTTGCTGGAGCAATATGCTCAACAATTCAAACATGGTGGTTCTATTGCAGGCCGTGAATACAAGAATcggaagagagaaaaacatcATAAGAGTCTCATGGAGGACTACTTATGTGAAAGACCACTTTATCCCTCAGTGGACTTTTGCAGGCGGTTCCGCATGAGAAGAGACCTTTTCTATCGCATCTTGAATGATGTTGTTGCACATGAACCATACTTTACCCAGAAGATAGACGCTTGTGGACGACAAAGTCTATCCCCAGAGCAGAAGCTAACAGCTGTTTTTGGAATGCTCGCATACGTATGCTTAGCAGACTCCACCGACAAGTACTGTAGATTGGGTGAATCTATAGCCCTTGAATGTTTGCGAAAGCTTTGTTCTATTACTGAAGCCGTGTATGGTCAGTGGTACCTTAGTTCCCCAAATCCGTTCGACCTTTTCAGGCTCTTGCACAATGCTAGCCGTAGAGGATTCCCAGGCATGTTAGGCAGTCTTGACTGCATGCATTAG